CGCGATATTACAGCCGGCGGGATCTACCCTGCCATCGTGGGAACTTTTTATCTGGGACTGGGGGTGGCAGTGTTCAGTATACCTGTAGGAGTAGCCTGTGCTGTCTATCTAAATGAATACGCAGGCCATTCATTCCTGGTCCGGATGATCAAGCTGGCCATTCGAAATCTGGCAGGAGTGCCATCCATTATCTACGGGTTGTTCGGGTTCGCAGTATTTGTCCAGATGCTGAATTTTGGGACCTCTATCATTGCAGCCTCACTTACCCTCTCAGGTATGACTATCCCCTGGGTGATCACTGCCAGTGAAGAATCCCTGAAAACTGTACCCCAGTCTTTTCGGGACGGCGCATATGCTCTGGGTGCCAGCAGATGGCAGGCCGTTCGCACGAATGTGCTGCCCTATGCAGCATCGGGCATGATCACAGGTTCTATTATCGGACTGGCCCGGGCTATGGGTGAAACCGCACCCATTATCGTGGTTGGGGCAACCTTTTATATGCGGGGACTGCCCAATTCTCCCTTTGATAAGTTCATGGCCCTGCCGTATCACCTGTTCATCCTTACCACCCAGCATGTTCACCCCCAGGCCCAGGCATATGCGGCAGGCACGGCACTGGTGCTGGTGGTGTTGATATTTTCCATGTCATTCATTGCAATGTTTGTTCGATACAGGTACAGGAATAGGAAGGACTGGTAGATGCTGGAAAATGACGAAATAATACTACAAAGCACTGGTTTGAACATCTGGTTCGGCTCCAAGCAAGCTATAAAAAATGTTGACCTGAAAATAGCCAAACATAAGATCACTGCTATTATCGGACCTTCAGGCTGTGGTAAATCCACGTTCCTGCGGGCATTGAACCGGATGAACGAAGTAATTCCCATATCCAGGACACAGGGAAGCGTATTCTATAACGGCCAGGATATTTATTCATCTGATGTGGACGTGGTGGAGCTGAGGAAGAACGTGGGTATGGTATTCCAAAAACCCAATCCTTTCCCTAAATCCATTTATGAGAACATTGCCTATGGACCAAAGATACATGGGATAAAGAATAAGACCCAACTGGATGCCATCGTGGAAGAAACGCTGAAATCCGCCGCTTTATGGGATGAAATAGAAGATCGGCTCCATTCCTCGGCCATGGGTTTGAGCGGGGGACAGCAGCAACGGTTGTGCATTGCGAGGGCCATGGCAGTAAAGCCGGAAATAATTCTCATGGATGAACCGTGCTCAGCCCTTGACCCCATATCTACTGCCAAGATAGAAGACCTGATGGCCGAATTGAAGCAGGATTATACCGTTATCATTGTAACGCACAATATGATGCAGGCAGCAAGGGTCAGCGATTATACCGCATATTTCCTGCTGGGAGAACTTATCGAATATAGTGAAACAAAAGATCTATTTGAATATCCTAAGGATAAACGTACGGAAGATTATATTACAGGGAGATTTGGATAATGGTCAGAAAAGTATTCCAAATGGAAATGAACCGTCTGGAAACAGATGTTATTAGAATGGCGCAGCTCACCAGGGATGCAGTCAGTTTATCAGTGGATTCCCTCAGGAACCAGGATGTTGAGATGGCAGCCAGGGTTATCGAACTGGAAGAAAAGAGCGATGTTCTCAATATTGAGATCAGCGATCGCGGTATGATGTTGACTGCCACCCAGCAACCGGTCGCCAGGGATTTGAGGTTCTTATCCTCGATGATGAAGATATCTGATTCTTTTGAGCGGATTTGTGATTATACTGAGAAGATAGCAAGGATCACCATAAAATCTGCACATAAACCGTTACTGAGGCCATTGGTTGATATACCAAGAATGTCAGAAAATATCCAGAAGATGATCGACCTGGATATCGATGCCATACAAAATCGAAATGCAGGACCAACTGAGCGGCTATCACCGCTGGATGATGTAATTGATGCCCTGTACCAAACGCTATACACTGAATTGCTTAATTTTATGATTAATGACACAACTACCATAGATGATGCCACTGACCTGCTGTTTGTAGCCCGTTATCTTGAAAGGATAGGGGACATCACATGCAAGATAGGGTCCATGATCGTGTTTATGCTGGAAGGGAAGCGGGTCTGGATAAAATAAGGATTGGATCTGCTTTTGCTTGTTACCGCTACCTTTGCATATGTATCAATATAGTATAACCAGCCATGCTGCTATATAGATGTGAAAAAAATAAAAAAAGTTGAACAGTTTAAAAAATAAACAAACCGGTGATAAAACTTTTATTCAACTATTAGTCTTTAAATGCTCCTCCCAGAACACCGCTTGCCGACAATATTGCTGCTGCCAGCACTGCAAAATTTGCATCCAATCCCGGACCGAAGAAAAGATCGCTGCCAATCTTTACAACCATTAACGTTATTCCGAAATATATTATCGTTACTATTATTAGTAATACCGATGCGAATATTACTAACAAAGTTGATTCTAGACTATCTCTAATTCCCATAAAATCACCACATAAAATATGTTGTAATGAGATAAATAACTATGTTTCAATTATGGGGTCTCGGTTGTGATGTGACCCTTTTTTGAAAGTACAGAATTTCACAGGTTCAGGTAGAATTTGATTCTCACGGCCAATACATATATGAGAATAACAGGAATTACATATTTTACCATCACAAACACGATTTTGCTGGCATTCCATTGTGTGTTCTTTTTCATCTGGTCCTTCATGACGCCGTTGTCCATGAAACAGGTGACTGAAACTGAAATGAGCAATGCTGTAACCATGAGTCCTATAGATCCGAATAACGTGTCCAACAGGTCGAAAACAGGAGTATTGAACAGTGTAAGCTTCATCCCTGAATAACTTAAAGCGGAAGGGAAGCCCAACACCAGGATGACAAATGTCAAAATGGATGTGGCTTTATTTCGGGTCATTTTCAATTCGTCTACAAGGGTGGACACGCCCACTTCAAGCATGGAAATGGCAGAGGTCAGTGCAGCAAAGAACAGCAGGAGGAAAAACACTGCAGCCAGCAGGAACCCATATGGCACCTTATCAAAGATAATCGGGATAGTAGAGAAAGCAAGTTTTGGTCCTGCTGCTGGTTCGAATCCAAATGAAAATACTATGGAGAATACAACCAGTCCGCTGATAAAGGATATAAGCAGGTCCGAGATAGTGATTATTATTGAATTATTGGGAATACTTATCTTTTCATCAAGATAGCTTCCATAGGTCAGCAATATCCCTGAACCCACTGAAAGTGAAAAGAACGCCTGCCCAAAAGCCGCAGCCCAGACAGAATAATCAGAAAGTCTTGAAAAATCAGGTGTCAGGTAAAATGAAATGCCTTGAAATGCATTAGGAAGGGTGAGAGCGTAAATTACCATCCCCATTAATAGAATTACAAGAGCCGGAACCATTATCTTACTTGTTTTTTCGATACCCCCTTTTATTCCCTTCATGACAATGTAGGATGTTACAAGTGTTACTGCAACGAAAAAAATGGGTGAATAATATGTCAGAGTGAACTCATCAAAGATGATCTTTTTACCCAGTAATGTCAGTATA
The window above is part of the ANME-2 cluster archaeon genome. Proteins encoded here:
- the pstA gene encoding phosphate ABC transporter permease PstA, with the translated sequence MKNHVKQKLYFNLFRLTGLVSLGILVIVLLYITYLGSGVISFRFLTQQWVNRDITAGGIYPAIVGTFYLGLGVAVFSIPVGVACAVYLNEYAGHSFLVRMIKLAIRNLAGVPSIIYGLFGFAVFVQMLNFGTSIIAASLTLSGMTIPWVITASEESLKTVPQSFRDGAYALGASRWQAVRTNVLPYAASGMITGSIIGLARAMGETAPIIVVGATFYMRGLPNSPFDKFMALPYHLFILTTQHVHPQAQAYAAGTALVLVVLIFSMSFIAMFVRYRYRNRKDW
- the pstB gene encoding phosphate ABC transporter ATP-binding protein PstB, producing MLENDEIILQSTGLNIWFGSKQAIKNVDLKIAKHKITAIIGPSGCGKSTFLRALNRMNEVIPISRTQGSVFYNGQDIYSSDVDVVELRKNVGMVFQKPNPFPKSIYENIAYGPKIHGIKNKTQLDAIVEETLKSAALWDEIEDRLHSSAMGLSGGQQQRLCIARAMAVKPEIILMDEPCSALDPISTAKIEDLMAELKQDYTVIIVTHNMMQAARVSDYTAYFLLGELIEYSETKDLFEYPKDKRTEDYITGRFG
- the phoU gene encoding phosphate signaling complex protein PhoU, which produces MVRKVFQMEMNRLETDVIRMAQLTRDAVSLSVDSLRNQDVEMAARVIELEEKSDVLNIEISDRGMMLTATQQPVARDLRFLSSMMKISDSFERICDYTEKIARITIKSAHKPLLRPLVDIPRMSENIQKMIDLDIDAIQNRNAGPTERLSPLDDVIDALYQTLYTELLNFMINDTTTIDDATDLLFVARYLERIGDITCKIGSMIVFMLEGKRVWIK
- a CDS encoding sodium-dependent transporter — translated: MAREKWSSRTGFLLAGIGSAMGLGNVWRFPYIVGQNGGGAFLIPYLIAIFVLGLPLMMLEFSVGREFKGSVVSSMKKIKGELRWVGIIVVIVSIVVLSYYLVVTGWTIAYLILTLLGKKIIFDEFTLTYYSPIFFVAVTLVTSYIVMKGIKGGIEKTSKIMVPALVILLMGMVIYALTLPNAFQGISFYLTPDFSRLSDYSVWAAAFGQAFFSLSVGSGILLTYGSYLDEKISIPNNSIIITISDLLISFISGLVVFSIVFSFGFEPAAGPKLAFSTIPIIFDKVPYGFLLAAVFFLLLFFAALTSAISMLEVGVSTLVDELKMTRNKATSILTFVILVLGFPSALSYSGMKLTLFNTPVFDLLDTLFGSIGLMVTALLISVSVTCFMDNGVMKDQMKKNTQWNASKIVFVMVKYVIPVILIYVLAVRIKFYLNL